AGTTCTGTAACAACAATTTTAAACTCATTATCTGTTTTATATGAAGGATTTTTTCCCTTAGCTGCATCAGACAGTATGTAGCAGCTGTCATTTACCTTTACATAATCCTTTCCGTCTTTGGTTTTATTTATTGAAGGGATTTTAATACCATTATCACATAGGTGGTAGATGGCACTAATTATATATTTTAAAGTGTCTTCAGAGTTTGAAACCTTTTTTAAAACTTTAAAGTCATCTGAGGTATGTACCCACCATACCCCTTTTTTTTCTTTATAGGATTCATTTCTTATTTTTATTACATCTATATTGTATTTCCCCAGCACATATTCAAGAGGCTCTCTGGATATAGAAACCATGTTATATTTCCTCCTCTTTATTTAAATGTTCCAGGGGAAAGTTAAAACCATCCCCTGAACAATATAGAAAAACTTACTAATCGACTTCTAATTGTAATTCATCATCCTCTTCTTCTTCAACTGTGTTTTCCCATGAAACTTTCAAGTTGAAAGCACCGCCGTCTTCCTCTTCAGTAAATTTTATTTTATAATCTAATTCCCTGTCCCCCGGTAGTACCACGTTCCGTCCTTCTACGCTAAGTTTTCCGGCAAAAAGATCCGGTAT
The genomic region above belongs to Acetivibrio saccincola and contains:
- a CDS encoding amphi-Trp domain-containing protein — its product is MKFQQDFVGSKAEFADFIKKIIPDLFAGKLSVEGRNVVLPGDRELDYKIKFTEEEDGGAFNLKVSWENTVEEEEDDELQLEVD